CTTTAGTGATCTAGCAATAAGTTTTATCAATACCAAGTAAAATGAGCTAAGTGAATTAGTCTTTTATGATAACTTTGACATGGTCATTTAAGATACAAAAGAGATCACAACTTACTAGTATTATTAATTGCAGCTATAGGCTTGACCAGCTTTTAACTATAACACAGGATGTTACGATTCATGATGTACAGATTGAAAATAATGAGGTCCTGGGTTGCATAGTCTTGCAAGTAATCAACACTAAATCGCGTGATGTTTTAATCATATTTTGGGTTCTCTGCAACTCTTTAAAAACGAGCAGCAGGTATTTTATATTGGGAAAGGTTCTATTAGCATTTGTAATGTGAAATTAGTTCAGGAGCATTTATGACCAACTCTGACATActttataaaaaagaaaagttgaaggattagaaaaaaaatataggtaTTGAGATTCTTAAAAGAAATTCTAATTTGGCTTGTCTTCGTTACTAGTATGTGTGTAACTTGTTTGACCTCTTTCAATACTCTGTCTACATATTATACTGCAACATTTAGAAGTTCTAAAATAAGAACTtctatatttgttttaattgaCTAAAGTATGTGCATTTTGTTGCTTTATCGCAATCATCTCAAATGGATTTACTAAAATTTCAAATAGACTATCAAGGAGTTTCCGCCATGGAAGATACGCAATCAGTTGCAACATTGATGGACTCCACAACATCTAAGATACAGCAACTACAGAAAGCATTTGCTGAGTTGGAAAGTCACCGTGCTGTTACTCTCAACTTGCAATGGAAGCAACTTGAAGAACACTTTCATGGGCTTCAGAAGTCCTTGAAGAGGCGTTTCACTGAACTGGAAGACCAAGAGAAGGAGTTTGAGACAAAAATTGTTCAATCTACAGAGATGTTGGAGAAGCGTCAAGCAGCTGTTATTGCTAAAGAGCAAGCTTCACTTCAGAGGCTCCAGGAGAAAAGAGATGCAGCAGTTTCTGCCATTTCTATTGCTCTAGAGAAGCATAGGAACCCTTGTTCTGTTGAACCAGCTGTCATTAATTGTGAAGTTCAAGATGAGCTTTCTGTTATGGAAGAAAAACCCGTTAATTTCTTAGAGATTGGGCATGTTAAAGGGGATACCTGGAAACCTTTTCAGGATGGTGTTGTGGAAGTTAAGTCATATCCAGAGCTAGTAAATCTATGCCGAAGTATGGATTCTGAAGGCCTGCACAAATTCATATCAGACAACCGTAAAAACCTGGCAGCTCTCAGGGAGGAGATTCCACTTGCTTTAAAAGCTGCAACCAATCCTGCCTCTCTGGTTCTGGATTCACTGAACGGCTTTTACAACTCTGATCTGTCAATTTCTGATGCTAAAAAAGATGCTAATCTTTTGGGACTGCGACGAACTTGTATTATGTTGCTGGAATGCCTTAGTAATTTATTGAACACCctggaaatagattccatttcaAGTATAATATCAGAAAATATAAGAGGACGTGCAAAAGATATCGCTGAGGAGTGGAACCCAAAGTTGGATGAACTTGACGTTGATGCAAATAATGGAAATTCTTTGGAGGCTCATGCATTCTTACAGCTACTTGCTACTTTTAGTATTAGTTCCAATTTTAACCAGGAGAATTTATCCAAGCTGATACCCATGGTTTCACGTCGTCGCCAAACAGCTGATCTCTGTCGTTCCCTTGGATTATCCGACAGAATGCCAGGTTGGTTTCCATAATAGTAGAATTAACTGCTCAAGGattttttctactttttctatttttgacgAGTTCTTTTAGGCCTCTTTGTCATTTCTCCTCCTTTTTTTACATCCTTTTATTTTCTCCCCTTCCTATAGTCTTGATTTTTCACGGAGTCATCTTATGATGGTTCAAAAATAGTCATATCATGGTAAAAGATAACGTTACAGAATGCAGTGTTCTCGTCTAGCTTGTTGAAAGTCTTAATTCATCTGGATTCTAGATattcaataaattaatttaatatggaTGTAACTTTAAAAATACGAAGTAACATATAAAGCTAAAATGATAAAGTGACTTGAAGCACATAAGGAAATTCACCCTATGCTAGAGTGCAAATGAATACATCACATCTTTGGTATTTCCTTTTTTGGCTTTTTACTAACAGCAACAGTTTACTTGTATACATTTGACggtctaaaatatttttagcataTTAATGTTTTACTAATCCATACTTTAGTTATTACTTTCTTTTCTAGGTTACTAATCCATACTTTAGTATAAATGGTTACATGTAGTTGATACTTTACTTGTCAGTGCATTCTTActtatcaaaaagaaaagaagaagagagaaataaagatataaaacaTCATATCTCTTATCTGCTTGAATGGTTTGCTGCTTGTGTCTGTACAGGTGTTATTGATGTATTGATAAATAATGGAAGACACATAGATGCTGTTAATCTAGCTTTTGCATTTGAGCTGACAGAGCAGTTTCCGCCCGTTTCTCTACTGAAGTCCTACTTGAATGAAGCTAGCAAAGCATCTCCACCTCTCAATTCTGGAAATGCATCACCTACTGTGCAGGTTTGTTCCTTGTGCCTTGATATAATCTAGACTTggcattttttttaatcatattgCTTTCGAGATGAAGCCTTCTTAGTATTTACTGTTGTGTCATGGTCCATGTAGAAAAACCTCTTTTTTCCCTATTCCTTTGGAGCGTGCAGTCGCGTATGCAGAACTTCTCATAAGCGGTGTCACAATTCAGGAAGTGAATAAATTGTAAACATATCATTTTAAGAAACACAAAATGTGCATAAATTGCAACTTTACAGAGAAGGATgagtacttttttttaaaaaaatttactaGCATTTTAAGTTTGCTGAAACTATTGTTTTGCATATCATATGAGAATATAAGATAATGGTTTTTTATTCAAGAGGATGTTAATAGTTAGATCTCATGAATTTAGTTAATTTTTACAGTATAAAAGGCCAGAATACTATCTTCTCTATTGCCAGAAAAGGCacacaaatttaaaaatactaCACTACATCAGGGTCGAACACTGACCTCGATTGAACAAAGGAGGGACCTAAAGTCCTAAACACTAATCcatgttttttattttagtcATTTGGGATTAATTAATTGTTTTTTCTCCAGAATGATGTCAATGAGAAAGAGTTGTCTGCACTAAAGGCCGTATTAAAATGCATTGAAGACCAAAAGCTTGAGGAGCAATACCCTGTGGATCCCCTTCAGAAAAGGGTTCTTCAGCTGGAGAAAGCAAAGGCAGACAAGAAAAAGGCAACTGAAGTTGCAAAACCTCAATCCAAAAGGCCTCGTCCCAATGGTGTCGGAAATGGCCCCCGAGTAAACAACGTTGTCACTGAGAAGAACTTCTATCCCAGAATGACTGATAGGTACCCGCAACCTGTTTATGACAGACCATATGCTTACCCTGGACCGACCAGCACACACGTTCCATCATTCATGGGTGCTCCTGCTTACAGCTTTTCTCCTGGCCACGACTTTTTTGGAAATGGTTACCATTACCAGGCTCCTTACCTGCACTGATCAGGAAACTTTGATGATTATCCCTTTAGCTGCTAATGTTTAACCCTTGGAGTTTGCTTAATTTGCTCGTGTGGGCGAATCTTAATACTGAATGTAGCCTACTTGTCTATTTCTAATCTGGTGTAAAAGCTGATATTTTGAGCTTTTGATATGTTCAGTGTATTTCATGTTTATATCCATTAATCTCATGTTAACATCGGTTCTTTGCTAATGCAGTTTCttgaaagggaaaaaaatagtTCTCTAGGTAGCTGATTTATCTATCAAGTGGCCATTTGATGTCTACTGAAAATTATGTATAAACTAGTTGACCTGCTTACTAGTGTATCGATTCAGGGAAACAAATATAAAACGAGTCACTCGTGATAGTTTTGGCAAGCAGGGTGCTATGCTTGGACGTGGATCGATCATGACGTGAATGACTTATCACTTCTCCTATAATGTAACGTAA
This Solanum dulcamara chromosome 8, daSolDulc1.2, whole genome shotgun sequence DNA region includes the following protein-coding sequences:
- the LOC129898636 gene encoding FRIGIDA-like protein 3, giving the protein MEDTQSVATLMDSTTSKIQQLQKAFAELESHRAVTLNLQWKQLEEHFHGLQKSLKRRFTELEDQEKEFETKIVQSTEMLEKRQAAVIAKEQASLQRLQEKRDAAVSAISIALEKHRNPCSVEPAVINCEVQDELSVMEEKPVNFLEIGHVKGDTWKPFQDGVVEVKSYPELVNLCRSMDSEGLHKFISDNRKNLAALREEIPLALKAATNPASLVLDSLNGFYNSDLSISDAKKDANLLGLRRTCIMLLECLSNLLNTLEIDSISSIISENIRGRAKDIAEEWNPKLDELDVDANNGNSLEAHAFLQLLATFSISSNFNQENLSKLIPMVSRRRQTADLCRSLGLSDRMPGVIDVLINNGRHIDAVNLAFAFELTEQFPPVSLLKSYLNEASKASPPLNSGNASPTVQNDVNEKELSALKAVLKCIEDQKLEEQYPVDPLQKRVLQLEKAKADKKKATEVAKPQSKRPRPNGVGNGPRVNNVVTEKNFYPRMTDRYPQPVYDRPYAYPGPTSTHVPSFMGAPAYSFSPGHDFFGNGYHYQAPYLH